Genomic DNA from Vanrija pseudolonga chromosome 3, complete sequence:
TCGGCAGAcaacacgtcgtcgtcggcgcagtAGTGCAGGATGCGCCTCAGTACAGGGGTAGGCAGTTTTAGCAGCGTGCTAGGGTGGCACCGCGTGCAGGTgcggcacgggcacggctgctcgccgcgcagcgcgatGCGTGCGGGGACGAGCACGCGgaagacggcgcggcgggtcCGGCGTGCGAGCTGGTCGTTGCGGCGCAGGGTGTCGATGATGCCGCGGTGGGTTTGGTTGCCTggcggagcgaggcgcgtcagcgccgaagccgagccgagccccGACTTCTCGTCCTCTCCCCAACACGCCACTCACCGAggtccagctcgccgacatggCTGAGCGTCTTGTGCCCCCTCACAgccacctcgaccgcgcggAAGAAGTAGTCCCTGTCCGCTGCAAGCACACGGGGCAGCGCAAGCGCTTCGAGGCCGGCACAGCGGCGCAGCCAGCGCGCAAAGCTCGGTATGCTGTCGCGcggcaggtcgaggtcgagctctagcgccgcggcggagaCAGTGAGGCCGGCGAAGAGGTGCTCGAGGGTCAGGGGGTCGCCTGCACGCAGGGAGAGCTTGAggcgcggcagcgggggGCAGCGCTTGAGGTGTTGCGTGATGTTGTCGACGTCTTCGACCTGACGCGGTCAGCGACAAGCacggagggaggagggggccgCAGTGGCCACTCACCGCACGCAACCTTGCACTGAACTGATACCCCCGATCATAGTAATCCCGCTCCGTAACAAACCCGTCGAgcaagctgcgcgcgagcggccgcagcgccgcgagggggTTGACCTCGGGGTCCGGCTGGCCGAGCCAGACGAGGCGcggggccgccggcggcgtcttGATCCCCAGTATGGGGTCTGCGTGGTATCAGCGCTGTCGAGGACGATACACGTACGGGCGCTCGGGATGACCATTaggtggggtgggttggAACGAGAGACAGAGACAGTGTTGTTGGTTCGTCCACAATGCTTGGCGGCATGTGCGAGTTCGACGACGCTCGGTGGCGTATTTCGGTGGAGGCGGTGCCCCGCGGCgatggggtggtggtggcgactggggggggggggggcggcgcggagctcggcgtgtagtaggcgtcgtcggcggcggcggcagcgacacACAGGCAGTGCGGGCGGCAATACCGATACCGGCGCAGTGCTGTGGTACACGGACGTCCACGATCACGCCTGTGCTGTGAGGGCACTTAAAGGACAGCAtggcgcgcctcgaccaTTGTGCGCGATAACAATACGGTGCAAgcggtgctcgacgccggccgccgacaacgacgatgacgacggcggcgacaacaacagtagtaacaacaacaatagCAGTAGCGACTtactcgacgacctcaaTACCCCATCCCCCTACACTCACACCTCCTTGCTCTCCCCCACTGGTACCATCTCCGAACCcgtccctcccccccccccgtcAACGACCATCACTCGGCCAtctccaccacctcccaccCCGCACGTCTCGTGCGTCTGACCACCTTTCTTCCTTCCTTCCGTGACGCGCTCGTCTCAACTTGACCCCTCACCACCCCATTAGCACCATACCACACCTATCgcccctctccctcgcccccctctccgccgcacgcagcatggaccagcagcagcagcgcgcgcaggcccCGCCGTGTGAGTTgcgccgcgcaggcgcgTTGCGTTcggccaagccgccgccaGGGCCGCTCATCCTCttccccggcgccgccgctgaccccgGAACTACTGTCTCTCTGTCGTCCGCtgtgccctcggcctcgtcgttggCTCTGacccccgcctcgtcgcgccccaccacgcccctcctcgctccctcctcgcccctcgctaccccgcccacgacgccgcgctcccgcACGCCCCGGTCGTTCCGCTCACGCCGGACAGATCGCGACCTGCGCATCGCGGCGTTTGGTCGCGTGCCCGCGCTCGACTGGCCCCCTGTCGGCGAGCCGACGCCCCCGCCTAACCCGCTCCGCGcgctcaccccgctcgcggcgcgcctcggcgggctcaccggcgccgtgcccggcgACAAGGGCTTCTTCAGCTTTCATGCCCCGCTCCAAAGCGTGAGTTGGCTCTGCGCGAGGGAACGCTAACTCCCCAGCTCGCCGATATCCCTGCCATCCTCCACGTCCTCGCGGCCTGCCCCATCACGCAGGTCAGCAtcacgctcgtcgcgcaggaCCCTGGCGCCACGCAGCTCCTGTTCGACGAGCTCACGCTCCCCGTCGGCATAAGCTACGTCGACCTCAGCGCGATGAACCTCCCCCGCGCGGCGATACCCCAGTTTGCCGACTTTCTGCGCCGCTCGTACGCGTCCGGCGTCGAGACGATACTCGTCCCCAAGGCCGCGTTCGCGGaccgcgcggcgctcatgGCGGCTGTGAGCGGTGTCATCGAGGCACACCCCACGCTCGAGCACATCAGTGGGTATTGAGCGAGCTCTGCGAGCGGGTGCTCATGCCCGCAGACCTCGCGAGCGCCCATGTCCCCACGCAGCGCAACctggccgccaaggccgccgcgcgtgtcGAGTTCAGATACCTCCTCGACATGGCGCGCACGCTCAGCCACGTCCGCTGCGACTGCAAGAtctgcacgcgcgcgcatgcgCTCGAGTTTGGCCGGTCCCACGCCAAGCGTctcccgccgcgcgcggtgcgtCGTATCCTCGAGTTTGCCGCGTACCGGTtcacgccggcgcaggtGGGCCGCATCTGCGACTATGCGCAGAACAAGGCCGAGTGGGCTGTCGTGGCCGCTGCGCTTGCCTCGCACCGTGACGTCGGACATCGTGAGCatgcggccgccgccgatgagtGGATACGCAACGGGGGGTTCTTTGTTAGGCGCGGGATGTGAGTTGCGAGGAGGCGTGGGGTGAGCGAGCGTGGAGCAAGTGGCATGAGTAGACGCCAAGGAGTGTAGACGCGTAGACGTCGTGACAAAACCCTGTGGACATTGTGAGCACGAAGTTGTTTGTAgcgtcgtgtgtgtgtgtgcagcGTGTAAAGAGCCACATCTGCTGCGTTGGGTGACATTGAGCGAGGCAACAACACTGAACCCACTCACCAACTCACCACTGCAACCAACGGCCCACCGCCGAGATCCGAACCCCGAACAACCCTTCACCCCAGTTGACCCGGCCGGGGCCCGCACTCGGCAACACCAATAAATCACAGCCGACCATCACAAGCCCTCGCTGACAACTAGTGttgcctcgtcggccatcCCCTCCACCAGCccatgctcctcctcgcgcgcaggCTAGTCGCCCagcgctcgtcgtcttcgtctcTTCTTCTCGCTCCAGCAATATCAGCACGCAGCATGTCGACAAAGCCAGCAaagcgcacgccgcccgaggcgcggccctcgtcgtcgtgagtGGGGCGCCCACCTCTCTAGCCACAGCTAACCCTCCCCCAGCATCATGGTCGTCTCGCCGACCaaccagctcctcctcctccagcgcgtcgccgcgtcgtcgtccttcgCCTCGGCGCACGTCTTCCCAGGCGGCAACCTGTCAGAGTACCACGAGACGGTGCCTGCTGTCGGCACGCCGGggcggcacgtcgacggcgaAGCGTACCGTCTCGCTGCGATCCGCGAGACGTTCGAGGAGAGCGGCAtcctgctcgcgcacgccaagggcggtgcggcgggccAGTTGTTGCCTATCACtgaggcgcagcgcgacgaggggcgcGGGCTCGTGCATGGCGATAAGAAGCGGTTCACCGAGTGGCTTGACAGTGTCGGCGGTGTTGCTGATGTCGGTACGTAGCGGCGAGGGACGCAATGTTGCTCAATTACTCGCAATCGCTCccccgctgacacaccccCAGACGGCCTCATCCCCTTCACGCGCTGGATCACGCCCGTCCAGGTCCCCAAGCGCTTCACGACGCAGATGTACGTCTACTTcctgccgctgtcgacgcgCGTGTCCTCCAAGGAGATTGTgcacacgccgacgcacgACGGGGGCAAGGAGCACACCGAGGCCGTGTTCGCCGACCCGGGGACGTGGATTCAAGCggccggcaagggcgaggtcaTCCTCTTCCCGCCCCAGCTGTACCTGCTGCACCTGCTGTCCGACTTCCTCGGCCCGAACCACGGCACAGACTATGCGGcacagcgcgcggcgctcgtcgagttCCTGCACAAGGTGCCCACTGGCCCCTCGGACCACCCGCTCGGCCGCATCTCGTGGGCGGACAAGTGTATCTCGCCCGTCGGGCTGCCCATCACCCGCAAAGACGGCCGCGCGACCCTCAACCTCGAGGCGCCgggcctcgagctcaagggctCCACCCGCGGAGGCGACCACGaccgcgtcgtgctcgtctcTCGCCTCACGGGCGGGCCGGGCACCCCGGGCCCGACGAACGTCGAGGTGCGGTGGAgggacgaggcgctcaaggagggcgtGCGGAACGAGGGCAAGTTGTAAGGGGGCAGAAGGAGCAGAGTGACATGGAGCAACACGTGGATGCGCCGGGATTCCTACATGCACATAGCAGAAGACATAAGACATGTACGTTgtagaagacgacgaggacgttgtcgttgttgggCCGTTGTTGTGGCCAGCGCGCCTTATCACGTCAGTGGCCATCCCTTAGTGCCAAGTCGGTGGTGCCGATCGCTCGCCAGCGATTCCAGACAGTGCAGtggccgactcgccgcccagcgcacGACCTATCTTTCGTGATCTCGTCTCGTCACTTCTTCCCAACAcccactccactccactcGCACCGCACACCTATGACAACGTTCAACATCCGCGAGCTCTCATCACACACATCACCATGAGGACAGAGGAGATtgagcgccggcgcagagtccaggccgagctggaccgGCAGCGTGAGTCAgcgacggcgctgggcgTTTGTTGACGATCGATAGCCCATGGCTTGTTTATCTCGGTCGTGCCGCGCGACCCGCGCCTCGAGTGGCTTTCGAATGGACGTGagggcgagcgagatggcACCCCTCAGCCGGCCACATCCCCCATCGCACCCCTCCTCGAACACTGGTCGctccaccccgaccccgcgccCCCCGTCACGGCCGACTGGGCACCAGCGCTCGCGCCCATCAGGCTTGAAGGGCTGTGGCATACTGTGAGTTGTGTGGGGGCGTTCGTTGCGATGTGCCGAGTCCCGCGGCGTGCGAGGAGAGCAGGCTCCCGGAGCCCTCTGCCCGCGGCACCCTCGCTGAcactctcctcctcgccaggtcgccgacctcgaagCCCTACTCGCCTGCATCCCCCGCgcccccctcgcctcgctcaaGATCCAGTACTGCGACCAGCCCCACGTCGTCCTCCCGCGcttcctctccctcctccagcCAAACACGctccgcctgctcgagctcgagctccacCTCCCGCCCAAGGCCGTCCCCGCCCTGCTCACCTACCTGTCCTCCCCGCGCTCCCTGGGGCTCGAgtacctcctcctcacgaGCATGGAGTACATGTACGTCCTggacgctggcgtcggcaaggacCCCGACGTGTGCAAGCAGGACGCGTGGGCCGCGGGCTGGGTCAAGtcgtcgggcgcgccgggcatcacggcgctgctggccgccaACACGTCGCTGCGGGCCATCTGCCGCAACCAGTGCGGCAAGCCAAAGCACCCCTTCCCGCCAGAATGTACCTGCAAAGCCCAGCGGTACTTTGGCCCCAGGCCTGACCCGGGCCGGTggcacgcgcacgacgagctctGGACAGGCTTGGATCGCAACGCGGAGTacgggcagcgagcgcgccgagccgcgctcCGAGCGTTGGGCGTCGCGAGGGTGCTCGTCTCGGCTGTGagggacgacgccgacccgacgacgacgacggccggcgccgaaCCCCCGCGGGGCTCGAAACACCTCCTCGATCTCCCCCGCGAGGTCCTGTGCCATATTGTGCGCTTTGCGTCGGGCGACCCCGCGGCGCTGAGCTCGGGCCAGGTGAACCGGCTTATGAAGTACGCCGAGGACCGCAGCGCATTgaagcgcgtcgccgaggtggtggcgactGAGGGGAGCGATGGCGTAGAAGAGCGAGTCAAGGAGGCGTGGTTGGCCGCCGGTGGGTTCTGGTGGGATGGCCCCCCAGAGCCGCCAGCTGCAATCGTGAGCACGCCAACGCCTGCGCAGTGACTCGCTCCTCCACCCCTCGCACCCGGCACACGCGCCGCCTTGTACTCGTAGCCGGTGGATGGATTGTCACGCTCAGGACCGATTCGGCGCGCTAGGCCGCAACGCGTCCTCGATCGCCCGCCTGGGGAAACGGACAagaagcaagcaagcatcaAGTAGCTCACCCCGCACTCACTGACGACGTCACGACCCACCTGGGCCTCTCACCGGCTACTCGCCGCTTGGGTGACGCTCGAGCACCAGCCCCTGCCCCACGCCACCTGGTGGTGGCCCCAGCCCATCCCTCCCCAAATCGTCTCATCGCACATCTACATACTCACAACAAACTGActgacaacgacgacggcgatgcgGCGAGGCAAAGGTgtgcgtggcggcgcgtcggcgtccccGCTCGggatgacctcggcgcgcgcaacgGCAGGATCTAACGGCAGCCCCCGCTCGCCACGGTCCCCGCGCAGTCCTCCACTAGCAGTGTCACCCTACTTGGCGCCGCATGACGACCACCCGGCAGGATACCTCCAGCTATCGTTtgcgacggcgcagcgcgggctcgggtgggacgacgacgacgacgagaacgaaaacctgctcgcgccgctcatCGCCTTTGCGCAGGTGTACCGCCACGCCTTGAGAGAAgttgacgtcggcggcgtgctgggtcacgagggcgagcgcgtgcccTGCTTCACAGTGACGTGGTATGAtgtgagcggcggcggcgtgagctgggTGGAGTGTGTCGTGTGTGGGTTTGGCTGACGTGCCGCAGCCAGTCGAGTTCCACAACCTCGTTGCGGCCATCAAGGCGGCCAAAATCACGGGCCTGACTATCCGGCAAGCGgacacgccggcgtcggttGCGCAGCTGGTCGACCACCTCGATGTGCCGTTAATGAGCCTCGATATCCAGGACCTGGGGGACGACGCTGGGCCAATGGAACCGCTGTATACCTCACTCGCGAGGTTTCTCTCCACACCACGCTCGGCGGCACTGCATACGCTGGCATTCTGCCCAAAGCCTCACTTTCCCGTTGGCGACTTGTTGCATACGATCACGCCAGCAGTGGCACAACACAACGGATCACTACAGGTCGTCTGCCTGCGGGGCTGCCTCACCTCGTCCTTACGGTGCAACTGCCTCTCGGTGCTGGCTCACGAGAGCCCCGTCGGCGAAGTGGTCGAGGACTATGACTACCTCGAGAGCCTACTACGACGAAATGCGGTCCGGACACAGCGCgtgcgccgtgccgcgctcCAGGTCCTCTGTGCCGCCCGAATCGTCCTCAACGGCCGCCCGGCGCCACAGAGGACGGTACGCCGCCGTCACTGCCGGCCGTCCACCCGCTCATGTGCCTGCCAGAACGCGTCGCGAGCCACATCCTCATGCACGTCATGgtgccggcgctgctcgacgcgctgtgGTGGTACCAGATTGACGCGGGCGTGCGGGCCGCGCCGTTCCGCATCctgtcgctgccgcccgagCTCATTTGCCATGTGCTCgggctcgcggccgacgagccccaCCTTCTCTCGGTGGACCAGGTGCGCCGCATTTGCCGCTACGTGATcaacgcgcgcgccatggctggcatgtcggcggcgctggcggacggcgtcgaggacagagtgcgcgccgagtggcTGGCCCGCGGGGGCATGTGGTGGAGTGCTGGGTGCGAGTAGGGTCTGTCGTGCTGtggccgctgctggtggaCTCTGCCATCTGTTGTATGTGTACCCTGTGATGCAATGTATCATGTCGTGTCGTGTGAGGGtgtggtgtcgtcggcgcgcactgTGCGTGCGGCATTGTCATCCCTGTGGTGCgtgcaacaacaacaacaatcacccacaccgtcgtcggtcgccacCGCGCACCGCCAACGACACAACACCTCTCTCAACTTGTGTCCACACTCCACACCTCACTCAATGCACTCGCTCAAGCTGGTCCTAGCGACCGTAGTGGGCGGGCTCGAGTGGTCGTCAGCGCCAGCACGTCCTAGCAgacccccacccccagcgTCGCCCAGCACCCTCCCGGCCGTCTTCTTCGACCCCGCGACGGACGATaacccgctcgcgccgctcctctCGCTCCCAGAGCACAGCGACAACGTGCGCGTCAAACTCGGGGGCATGCAGCGCGTCCGCGGACTCGGGGGGCTCGCGCACCCCGTCCTCACGAtcgagtgggagtgggaCGTGAGTGACGCGTGCCTGGCACAGCTGAC
This window encodes:
- the NUDT19 gene encoding Nucleoside diphosphate-linked moiety X motif 19, whose translation is MLLLARRLVAQRSSSSSLLLAPAISARSMSTKPAKRTPPEARPSSSIMVVSPTNQLLLLQRVAASSSFASAHVFPGGNLSEYHETVPAVGTPGRHVDGEAYRLAAIRETFEESGILLAHAKGGAAGQLLPITEAQRDEGRGLVHGDKKRFTEWLDSVGGVADVDGLIPFTRWITPVQVPKRFTTQMYVYFLPLSTRVSSKEIVHTPTHDGGKEHTEAVFADPGTWIQAAGKGEVILFPPQLYLLHLLSDFLGPNHGTDYAAQRAALVEFLHKVPTGPSDHPLGRISWADKCISPVGLPITRKDGRATLNLEAPGLELKGSTRGGDHDRVVLVSRLTGGPGTPGPTNVEVRWRDEALKEGVRNEGKL